A stretch of Fusarium poae strain DAOMC 252244 chromosome 2, whole genome shotgun sequence DNA encodes these proteins:
- a CDS encoding hypothetical protein (TransMembrane:6 (i39-66o86-109i121-143o172-191i203-225o245-267i)) has protein sequence MSNPLVVSISNLAAYTPQETIELVSRSGVKRGNMRPDKVFLSAVSAGCLLSFGCGVSLCAMTAPWYAENAPGLVKLFGAGVFPLGLVLVALTGADLFTATTMFTLTAVLQGRLRIHKMLLHWFLCFFGNLAGSLFVMSIIMGYGGVFDADPYREVAVSFATKKQIAPQVHQIFVKAVGCNWLVCLAVFLGIQAKDLASKVIGMWWPIFAFVVLGLEHVVANMFYMSLAIWLETPDLTVSLYIWKGMIPATIGNIIGGGMFVGVYYWYMYLAMEDPVKVDGVEYQGPVMNNGMHWFSYKKENFAVDEENRVESAPVSSPASVVM, from the exons ATGAGTAACCCTCTTGTGGTTAGCATATCCAACTTGGCGGCCTATACGCCGCAAGAAACCATCGAGCTTGTCTCTCGATCTGGTGTCAAAAGAGGAAATATGCGTCCCgataaagtctttttatcTGCTGTTTCAGCAGGATGTCTTCTATCCTTCGGTTGCGGTGTTTCGTTATGTGCCATGACTGCTCCATGGTATGCCGAAAACGCGCCCGGCTTGGTCAAACTCTTCGGCGCGGGTGTTTTCCCCCTTGGCTTAGTACTTGTTGCACTTACTGGCGCGGATCTGTTTACTGCTACAACTATG TTCACCCTGACAGCTGTTCTCCAGGGCCGATTGCGCATTCACAAAATGCTACTGCATTGGTTCCTTTGCTTTTTCGGGAATCTTGCAGGATCGCTATTTGTCATGTCTATCATCATGGGCT ATGGCGGTGTCTTTGACGCAGACCCCTACAGGGAAGTGGCTgtctctttcgccaccaaGAAGCAAATCGCACCACAAGTTCATCAAATCTTTGTCAAGGCCGTTGGATGTAACTGGCTAGTCTGTCTGGCTGTTTTCCTTGGAATACAGGCAAAAGATTTAGCTTCAAAGGTCATCGGCATGTGGTGGCCAATTTTTGCTTTTGTTGTTCTCGGTCTTGAACACGTCGTTGCAAACATGTTCTACATGTCTCTTGCGATTTGGCTCGAGACCCCTGACTTGACGGTTAGTCTCTACATCTGGAAGGGCATGATCCCCGCCACTATTGGCAACATTATTGGTGGTGGCATGTTTGTTGGCGTGTACTACTGGTACATGTATCTCGCCATGGAAGATCCTGTCAAAGTCGATGGTGTTGAATACCAGGGTCCTGTTATGAACAATGGTATGCACTGGTTCTCTTACAAAAAGGAGAACTTTGCCGTAGATGAGGAGAATAGAGTGGAGTCGGCGCCGGTTTCCTCGCCAGCAAGCGTTGTCATGTAG
- a CDS encoding hypothetical protein (TransMembrane:12 (i52-70o90-111i123-143o149-171i183-204o216-239i290-309o329-349i356-377o383-402i423-441o453-474i)) — MATQALDIERELSRDEKSGTMHSEHRGGLTEYDADFLNNFPEERKKAVVRKVDMRLIPMLVLLYLIAYLDKTNIGNAKIEGMTDDLHLKGIEYNIVTAIFFIPFVLCEVPSNMILHKFKRPSIYMGGIVFCWGVIMTLTALVQNYAGLLAIRFLLGIFEAGFLPGAILIISNWYLPNETQTRIAILYTSAATGGAFSGLLAFAIAKMDGVAGLEGWRWIFLIEGLFTVVLAVMCFFMLCDSPALSTRWLEADDIRYLELRQLARRSSVPSDYKENDHFNLRLFKDILLDYKIWLLFFANWSNAVPNYAMKFTMPTILRGMGYTSSDAQLMTIPPYAIGAISAYAFAIFADKYSWRAPFILGPQCCLVTAFIILFVKSGDIDNNIAVCYFAVCLACFGMYPILPGVNAWNVANTPDPAKRSVNIGLLVCVGNIGGLIGSYIYLEREAPRYPVGYGTSLAFGLAGIVAVVLLETLLKRGNAKKAQMTEQEIRQRYSEEELVRMGEKSPLFKYAL, encoded by the exons ATGGCGACTCAGGCTCTGGATATCGAGCGCGAGCTTTCGCGTGATGAAAAGTCTGGCACTATGCACAGCGAGCATAGGGGCGGTCTTACCGAATATGATGCTGACTTCTTGAACAACTTTCCCGAGGAACGCAAGAAGGCAGTCGTTCGAAAGGTTGAT ATGCGTCTTATCCCCATGCTTGTCCTATTGTATTTGATCGCATACTTGGACAAAACAAACATCG GAAATGCAAAGATCGAAGGAATGACGGATGACTTGCACCTCAAGGGTATTGAGTACAATATAGTTACCGCCATCTTCTTTATCCCCTTTGTACTTTGCGAAGTTCCTTCAAACATGATCCTTCACAAGTTCAAAAGACCATCTATCTATATGGGAGGAATTGTTTTCTGCTGGGGCGTTATCATGACCTTGACAGCCCTCGTGCAAAATTATGCCGGCCTCTTGGCCATTCGCTTTCTGCTAGGTATCTTTGA AGCCGGTTTTCTCCCTGGTGCCATCCTGATCATCTCCAATTGGTACCTTCCCAACGAAACCCAAACCCGAATCGCGATCCTATATACTTCAGCTGCTACTGGTGGTGCTTTCTCTGGTCTTCTTGCTTTTGCCATCGCGAAGATGGATGGCGTGGCAGGTCTTGAAGGCTGGCGCTGGATCTTCTTGATTGAGGGTCTCTTCACCGTCGTCCTTGCTGTCATGTGTTTCTTTATGCTCTGCGACTCACCGGCGTTATCCACCCGCTGGCTCGAGGCGGACGATATTCGATACCTCGAACTTCGTCAACTCGCTCGACGCTCCTCTGTCCCCTCAGACTACAAGGAGAACGACCACTTCAACCTTCGACTTTTCAAGGACATCCTTCTTGACTACAAGATCTGGCTCCTTTTCTTTGCCAACTGGTCCAACGCTGTTCCCAACTACGCCATGAAGTTCACTATGCCCACTATCCTTCGCGGAATGGGTTACACTTCTAGTGACGCACAGCTCATGACCATCCCACCCTATGCTATTGGCGCTATCTCCGCATATGCATTTGCCATTTTTGCCGACAAGTATTCGTGGAGAGCTCCCTTTATCCTGGGACCTCAGTGCTGTCTTGTGACTGCTTTCATTATCCTATTTGTCAAGTCCGGTGATATCGACAACAATATCGCAGTTTGTTATTTTGCCGTCTGTCTGGCATGCTTTGG AATGTATCCAATCCTTCCAGGAGTCAACGCTTGGAACGTGGCCAACACTCCTGATCCTGCCAAGCGATCTGTCAACATTGGACTTTTGGTCTGTGTTGGTAACATTGGAGGTCTGATTGGCTCTTATATCTATCTTGAGCGTGAGGCACCCCGATATCCGGTTGGATACGGTACCTCGCTTGCTTTTGGTTTGGCTGGTATCGTTGCTGTTGTGCTTCTCGAGACTCTGCTCAAGAGAGGAAATGCAAAGAAGGCTCAGATGACCGAGCAAGAGATTCGCCAGCGATACTCTGAGGAAGAGCTCGTTCGCATGGGAGAGAAGAGCCCCCTCTTCAAGTATGCTCTGTGA
- a CDS encoding hypothetical protein (TransMembrane:5 (i190-209o215-233i591-609o615-634i646-664o)) gives MATLNARPRSALYSFETKKAYFDNDFADLKKTINASTIHEDEHPLVDRHRSWQNASFSSTAETVVGDDEPEPLKKDFFNLHVQNPLPPKIIDEPLFPSHTENITPLFNLKVTPARDPLHAVTIEDDDDNICPLEQDPKKAGPTVTVTEDPTQAAPTHANDTVETCGYRKIEDPVDPARILSKRDLRNQRVAFMGIIVIINICMAITALFGKKSKLVFIVVLFVKSKDFLSAILSPTGMIYRTIYEKFYPPAPVSRRWILSLIPAYSESEEQIVKTIFSLRDNGVDPHRQVMVVILDGNPRDVRSHMTRLVREFQRPYVSLKWKKGVLNILAGFMEDVPVIVIEKVKNAGKKDSLVLCHDLFNYPRDNSPLYTQLLRKEMWDEILPELTKGEEFNGFDMVFCTDADSTIHKGAVALLANALARDKDAIAACGLVLVELEPGYEWSFWNLYQQFQYTFGQYVRRRAEGFVGKVTCLPGCITMMAVRPEMAGAIRKYSEPVTGEVVIHHQVQYLGTDRRLTYSMLSQGQHLRTLFVPDAVSETVAPQSLFHYLSQRRRWGSNAYFNNYFYLAGEKMIPITRIAASIEVIRLSLVYYRILNTALFIASCVRHITAIKLVPMLVVGQLPSLWFFCSILLESPLRKRGHKLLIGYLINKCISPFMSVIIFTKVATNLGSQVWGVSGVTASSAPPPAAALEDEGAEKMAAVDALDAAERGEVVLSMKQDESGGVTKPERARLRDERVDIE, from the exons ATGGCCACTTTGAATGCGCGGCCTAGAAGCGCCCTCTATTCTTTCGAGACCAAGAAAGCCTACTTCGATAATGACTTTGCCGACTTGAAGAAGACCATCAACGCCTCTACCATTCACGAAGATGAACATCCACTCGTCGACCGTCATAGATCATGGCAAAATGCTTCCTTCTCATCCACAGCTGAGACTGTTGTTGGAGATGACGAGCCTGAACCACTCAAGAAagatttctttaatttacATGTTCAGAACCCCTTACCGCCCAAGATCATCGACGAGCCTCTATTCCCCTCCCATACAGAAAACATCACTCCTTTGTTCAACCTCAAAGTCACACCTGCACGAGATCCCCTTCATGCAGTCACTAtcgaagatgacgatgataacATCTGCCCCCTCGAGCAAGACCCCAAGAAGGCCGGCCCTACCGTCACAGTTACTGAGGATCCCACACAAGCTGCACCCACGCATGCCAACGACACTGTCGAGACATGTGGTTACCGCAAAATTGAAGATCCTGTCGATCCAGCGCGGATCCTTTCCAAACGGGATCTACGCAACCAAAGAGTAGCGTTTATGGGCATAATCGTCATTATCAATATATGCATGGCCATCACTGCATTATTtggaaagaagagcaagCTCGTGTTTATCGTCGTTCTATTTGTCAAAAGCAAAGACTTCTTGTCGGCTATTCTGTCTCCTACAGGGATGATCTACCGCACCATCTACGAGAAGTTCTACCCACCCGCGCCTGTCAGCCGACGGTGGATTCTTTCCCTTATTCCCGCTTACTCAGAAAGTGAGGAGCAGATTGTCAAGACAATTTTCTCACTACGGGACAACGGTGTTGATCCTCATCGTCAAGTCATGGTTGTTATTCTAGACGGGAACCCTCGTGACGTGAGATCACATATGACTCGCCTGGTTCGCGAGTTCCAACGCCCATATGTATCCCTTAAATGGAAGAAGGGTGTCTTGAACATATTAGCTGGTTTCATGGAAGACGTCCCTGTCATCGTTATTGAGAAGGTCAAGAACGCTGGTAAGAAGGACTCCCTCGTTCTCTGCCATGACCTCTTCAACTACCCTCGCGACAATTCCCCGTTATACACACAGCTTTTACGGAAGGAGATGTGGGATGAGATTCTGCCCGAGTTGACAAAGGGCGAAGAGTTTAACGGGTTTGATATGGTGTTTTGCACAGACGCTGATTCGACTATTCACAAGGGTGCTGTTGCGCTCCTCGCTAATGCACTCGCGCGGGACAAAGATGCTATAGCAGCTTGTGGTCTTGTGTTGGTAGAGCTAGAACCAGGCTATGAGTGGTCATTCTGGAATCTCTATCAACAATTCCAG TACACATTCGGACAATACGTCAGAAGGCGAGCTGAAGGCTTTGTTGGGAAAGTCACTTGTCTACCTGGTTGCATCACCATGATGGCTGTTAGACCAGAAATGGCTGGTGCAATCCGCAAGTACTCTGAGCCTGTTACTGGCGAAGTGGTCATCCATCACCAAGTCCAATACCTC GGCACTGACCGAAGGCTCACATACTCCATGCTCTCCCAGGGCCAACATCTTCGAACTCTATTTGTCCCTGATGCCGTCAGCGAAACGGTAGCTCCACAGTCACTCTTTCACTACCTAAGTCAACGGCGTCGATGGGGCTCCAACGCTTACTTTAACAATTACTTTTACCTTGCTGGTGAGAAGATGATACCCATCACTCGCATTGCTGCCTCTATCGAGGTTATCCGATTGAGTCTTGTGTACTACCGCATTCTCAACACTGCACTTTTTATTGCTAGCTGCGTTCGTCACATCACAGCTATCAAGTTGGTCCCTATGCTGGTCGTCGGCCAACTTCCTTCATTATGGTTCTTTTGTTCAATTCTCCTTGAGTCTCCATTGCGCAAGCGAGGACATAAACTTCTCATTGGATATCTTATCAACAAATGTATTTCGCCTTTTATGAGCGTTATTATCTTTACAAAAGTTGCTACGAATCTAGGCAGTCAAGTGTGGGGTGTATCCGGAGTTACAGCGTCATCAGCACCTCCTCCTGCTGCTGCGCTGGAAGATGAAGGGGCAGAGAAGATGGCGGCTGTAGATGCACTTGACGCAGCTGAGAGGGGAGAAGTTGTCCTCTCAATGAAACAAGATGAAAGTGGTGGGGTCACAAAACCAGAGCGTGCTCGTCTAAGGGATGAGCGTGTTGACATCGAGTAG
- a CDS encoding hypothetical protein (SECRETED:SignalP(1-16)), whose product MPSFTTFVAAIAGCSAIVNGAALPAENGLKTNALQRREVTKGSDHILSKREPVTVAILTAVGTAAATAVVNEAVQAAASFIGDIVNFDAGREAFTKQTTDAMMANNPDPARFQAAACYNQGFSVADPANIDGQSSVDFRLGVLNTDYECMYIAAPNQFFTEGDGGFINLSFTHTDRCTFDEETADLTLSNNKIVPLTIIKGAGHEHIPIPEGECAIIADFHSVKSQSSHSTPYLTTGFYRVVPGPTRYGEYDYEETKYVLKGQIDITDEATGKTHHLVAGDWAFFHVGSKAQFSTKTEGVAFYAVTRPMNDGHPNLVGREESTSKL is encoded by the exons ATGCCTTCTTTCACCACCTTCGTCGCTGCCATCGCTGGATGCTCTGCCATTGTTAACGGAGCCGCTCTCCCCGCCGAAAACGGTCTCAAGACCAACGCCCTCCAACGCCGAGAGGTTACCAAGGGCTCTGATCATATCCTGAGCAAGCGTGAGCCTGTCACTGTGGCTATCTTGACTGCGGTTGGTACCGCTGCAGCCACCGCCGTTGTCAACGAAGCTGTTCAGGCCGCCGCGTCTTTCATCGGTGACATTGTGAACTTCGACGCTGGTCGTGAAGCTTTCACTAAGCAAACCACTGACGCCATGATGGCCAACAACCCCGACCCTGCGCGTTTCCAAGCTGCCGCTTGCTACAACCAAGGCTTCTCGGTCGCCGACCCTGCCAACATCGACGGCCAGTCCTCTGTCGATTTCAGACTCGGTGTTCTCAACACCGACTACGAGTGCATGTACATTGCTGCCCCCAACCAGTTTTTCACCGAGGGTGACGGTGGTTTCATCAAC CTTTCCTTCACCCACACCGACCGATGCACCTTCGACGAGGAGACCGCTGATCTCACTT TGTCTAACAACAAGATCGTTCCTCTCACCATTATCAAGGGCGCTGGCCATGAGCACATCCCTATCCCCGAGGGAGAGTGCGCAATCATTGCCGACTTTCACTCTGTCAAGTCACAGAGCTCACACTCTACTCCTTACTTGACAACTGGCTTCTACCGGGTCGTCCCAGGACCTACACGATACGGCGAGTACGACTATGAAGAGACCAAATATGTCCTCAAGGGCCAAATCGACATCACa GACGAGGCTACTGGCAAGACACATCATCTTGTTGCCGGAGACTGGGCCTTCTTCCACGTTGGATCCAAAGCTCAG TTCTCAACCAAGACCGAAGGTGTTGCATTCTACGCTGTTACTCGACCAATGAACGATGGTCACCCTAACCTTGTTGGCCGAGAGGAGAGCACCTCCAAGTTGTAA
- a CDS encoding hypothetical protein (TransMembrane:12 (i75-97o117-133i145-168o174-192i204-226o232-253i331-352o364-384i391-413o425-447i459-479o491-510i)~BUSCO:14152at5125), with amino-acid sequence MAQSRQNSTATVDREKDEIKRAMGHEKAEFEALEVAGRGGREIDDLIDDMERQLDEAGGLETGFFQVQFANPKHFTWLLVAFASMGGLLSGLDQSLISGANLFLPDDLDLNERQNSLVNSGMPLGAVGGALLLSPANEYFGRKGAIIISIILYTIGAALEAGSINFGMIVSSRVILGLGVGLEGGTVPVYVAETVERKIRGNLVSLYQFNIALGEVLGYAVGAIFLKVPGNWRYILGSSLLFSTIMFFGMLFLPESPRFLIHQKRHLDAYKVWKRIRGIEDRESREEFYVMSASVIQEETAVVEGAKNRRFPWMDLFTEPRARRALVYSNIMILLGQLTGVNAIMYYMSVLMNQIGFDKEKANYMSLVGGGSLLIGTIPAIFLMERFGRRFWAITMLPGFFIGLVLIGISYQFDVTTQLMTVEGLYLTGLILYMGFFGSYACLTWVIPSESFPTHLRSYGMTSSDALLFLASFIVTYNFSAMQEAMGKTGLALGFYGGIAFVGEIYQIFFMPETKNKTLEEIDVVFSRPTMDIVRENWAGVKETTYLLCTGKWHKVFVEQALQDPKNQVQISHA; translated from the exons ATGGCGCAGAGTCGACAGAACTCGACCGCAACGGTCGATCGTGAGAAGGACGAGATCAAGAGGGCCATGGGTCATGAAAAGGCCGAATTCGAGGCTCTCGAGGTCGCTGGCCGTGGTGGTCGCGAAATCGACGACCTCATTGACGATATGGAGCGTCAGCTTGATGAAGCTGGTGGCCTTGAAACTGGTTTCTTCCAAGTCCAATTTGCCAACCCCAAGCACTTCACATGGCTCCTCGTCGCTTTCGCCTCTATGGGTGGTCTCCTCTCAGGCCTTGACCAGTCTCTTATCAGTGGTGCGAACCTGTTCCTGCCTGACGACCTCGATCTGAACGAGAGACAGAACAGTCTCGTTAACTCCGGTATGCCCCTTGGTGCTGTCGGTGGTGCGCTTTTGCTGTCGCCCGCCAACGAGTACTTTGGACGAAAGggagccatcatcatctctaTTATTCTGTACACTATTGGTGCCGCTCTGGAAGCTGGTTCCATCAACTTTG GCATGATTGTCTCCTCGCGTGTTATTCTGGGTCTCGGTGTCGGTCTTGAGGGTGGTACTGTCCCTGTCTACGTCGCCGAGACTGTCGAGCGAAAGATCCGAGGAAACTTGGTCTCTCTCTATCAATTCAACATTGCTCTTGGTGAGGTGCTCGGATATGCTGTTGGTGCCATCTTCCTCAAGGTTCCTGGCAACTGGCGATACATCCTCGGATCATCTCTCCTCTTCTCCACCATTATGTTTTTCGGCATGCTTTTCCTTCCAGAGAGTCCCCGTTTCCTCATTCACCAGAAGCGCCACCTCGACGCCTACAAGGTCTGGAAGCGCATCCGTGGCATCGAGGACCGCGAGTCACGAGAGGAGTTCTACGTCATGAGCGCCTCCGTCATTCAAGAAGAGACCGCAGTTGTCGAGGGAGCCAAGAACCGTCGCTTCCCCTGGATGGACCTCTTCACTGAGCCTCGTGCCCGTCGCGCTCTTGTTTACTCCAACATCATGATTCTTCTTGGTCAATTGACTGGTGTCAACGCCATCATGTACTATATGTCTGTTCTCATGAACCAGATTGGATTTGACAAGGAGAAGGCCAACTACATGTCTCTTGTCGGTGGTGGATCCCTCCTCATCGGTACTATTCCTGCCATCTTTCTCATGGAGCGGTTTGGTCGCCGTTTCTGGGCTATTACCATGCTTCCCGGCTTCTTCATCGGACTCGTCCTCATTGGTATCAGCTACCAATTCGATGTTACCACCCAGCTGATGACGGTTGAGGGTCTTTACTTGACCGGTCTTATCCTCTACATGGGTTTCTTCGGTTCCTACGCCTGTCTCACATGGGTCATCCCCAGTGAGAGTTTCCCTACCCATCTTCGTAGCTACGGAATGACTTCCTCCGAcgctcttctcttccttgcaTCTTTCATCGTCACCTACAACTTCTCTGCCATGCAGGAGGCCATGGGCAAGACTGGCCTGGCCCTTGGCTTTTACGGTGGTATTGCTTTTGTTGGTGAGATCTACCAGATCTTCTTTATGCCTGagaccaagaacaagacCCTGGAAGAAATTGACGTTGTATTCTCGCGACCTACCATGGACATTGTGAGGGAGAACTGGGCTGGCGTCAAGGAGACCACTTACCTTCTTTGCACCGGCAAGTGGCACAAGGTTTTTGTTGAGCAGGCCTTGCAAGACCCCAAGAACCAGGTTCAGATCTCTCACGCATAG
- a CDS encoding hypothetical protein (TransMembrane:7 (o24-45i57-80o100-123i135-153o179-202i214-236o248-273i)) gives MSASGDWGPAPAGIDLTETKDGEILRPVIALMTLGILAVAIRLAARFKSGTGMAFDDYLILLALIFALGTAALCIISIPFGGGKHLWVVTFSEFTVLWKMAYSFVLIYATTVTLTKASILFFYQRVFGVNLAHRICMGLVLGYWVAIVIAWFSGCRPASYFWEQFTDPDAEGTCMNTSLFYFVNGICAMLIDIAILCVPIPTILKLRMPNSQKIAVAGILLLGAFVCVASIVRIVYMDKLVKAQDFTWAMAQVFIWSCCEPLVGIVCACLPTFGPLLRRWFRTVASTAEGKGDSNSWDPNKPRSQWKPYHGGFKLRQDDELELTVDVHHGNNHFEGQEGDGIHVQNEFTWTDANSSVGSQKHP, from the exons ATGTCGGCTTCAGGAGATTGGGGCCCAGCTCCAGCTGGAATTGACCTCACCGAAACTAAGGATGGGGAAATACTGCGACCAGTCATAGCCTTAATGACCCTAGGTATACTTGCAGTAGCAATTCGACTGGCTGCTAGATTCAAGTCGGGCACCGGTATGGCTTTTGATGATTACCTCATCCTGCTAGCATTG ATATTCGCCCTGGGAACCGCAGCACTGTGTATCATAAGTATCCCGTTTGGGGGCGGAAAACACCTGTGGGTTGTGACTTTCTCCGAGTTTACTGTGTTGTGGAAGATGGCATATTCCTTTGTCCTGATTTACGCAACCACTGTAACGTTGACAAAGGCGTCGATCCTGTTCTTTTACCAACGAGTGTTTGGTGTTAATCTGGCCCATCGAATCTGTATGGGCCTCGTTCTTGGGTATTGGGTTGCTATCGTCATTGCCTGGTTCTCCGGCTGTCGGCCTGCCAGCTATTTCTGGGAGCAATTCACAGATCCCGACGCTGAAGGAACTTGCATGAACACATCGCTTTTCTATTTCGTCAATGGAATTTGCGCAATGTTGATAGATATTGCTATTCTTTGTGTGCCAATTCCCACCA TCCTCAAATTGCGAATGCCAAATAGTCAAAAGATCGCTGTGGCAGGAATTCTCCTTCTGGGTGCTTT CGTTTGTGTCGCTAGTATTGTCCGAATTGTCTACATGGACAAGCTGGTCAAGGCCCAAGACTTCACATGGGCTATGGCTCAGGTGTTTATTTGGTCTTGTTGTGAGCCTTTAGTTGGTATCGTATGCGCCTGCCTGCCGACATTTGGTCCTCTCTTGCGAAGATGGTTTCGGACGGTCGCGTCAACAGCTGAAGGCAAGGGCGATTCCAACTCATGGGATCCGAACAAGCCGAGGAGTCAATGGAAGCCATATCATGGAGGCTTCAAGCTACGTCAAGACGACGAGCTGGAGTTGACTGTTGATGTTCACCACGGCAACAATCACtttgaagggcaagaaggggATGGCATCCATGTACAGAACGAGTTCACCTGGACCGATGCTAACTCGTCAGTGGGGTCACAAAAACATCCTTGA
- a CDS encoding hypothetical protein (TransMembrane:4 (i12-31o51-73i85-104o120-142i)), with product MAITDKIHPIYSLWFLWVDPALTLIGMWVNFLDHKLAMQAFFVDYPLDAHFAPYLYQIGGMGTSYLILMCTLLRYSHDVNVWKMFQGCLLPADFTMLTAIYIGMKMEGNLGLSSWRWEDWFSVVVTGICTVLRLGFVLGVGIRETKGRAKKA from the coding sequence ATGGCCATCACTGATAAAATCCATCCTATCTACAGCCTCTGGTTTCTCTGGGTAGACCCTGCCCTGACCCTGATAGGCATGTGGGTTAACTTCCTTGACCACAAGCTCGCCATGCAGGCATTCTTCGTCGACTATCCACTCGACGCACATTTTGCGCCTTATCTGTACCAGATCGGCGGCATGGGCACGTCGTATCTAATCCTTATGTGCACGTTGTTGCGCTACAGCCACGACGTCAATGTTTGGAAGATGTTTCAGGGTTGCCTTTTGCCGGCTGATTTCACCATGCTCACGGCTATCTATATCGGAATGAAGATGGAAGGAAATCTTGGACTTTCAAGTTGGAGATGGGAAGATTGGTTCAGTGTTGTGGTTACAGGTATTTGCACAGTTTTGCGCCTTGGCTTCGTCCTTGGCGTCGGGATTAGGGAAACTAAGGGCAGAGCCAAGAAGGCTTAG
- a CDS encoding hypothetical protein (TransMembrane:1 (i12-33o)), with translation MPLPRLCFSRCAIFIVVGCFVIVVVTCGTYFGLSKRSHHSFDWTTIVSDRGDVLPDFSFAGYHSSAIILPYGPGNNITLAFNSTIVDVRPLIQDAIDTISSSGGGTVVLPEGRWPITAGINIPSGVVVAGAGDNKTVLVLQESPSQPVFTLGTPANTTRPRYGFRSNITNQYLPIGSSSVEVTNGAGFAADQLVYVSRNASEAWIRANGMDGLVRDDAQQTWIPVDKRILSPNQISSVYGTNITLRIPLTDNLDSDYVQPELIVYTPPYVNEEIGIQDLGIEVPDTCSGAPLNDKTCNSAAIYFPPWTVDSWASGLSLRGFNKFFQVDQDASRITIQNSTMDRDRDIQGAALPFDILIQGSQILIQDCSQVGIPTARCFTVGTGSLTPGPNAVLRHKAKSDAQTIYPHQRWAQGLLVEDSSVRTLFVDRGIKGSGHGWSINGGVGWNLDGNVDFESPPLGINWCIGCGGNGRDPKGNATFIESGKRVEPRSLFMTQLEERGIYRYDVGGEQIDE, from the exons ATGCCGCTTCCTCGACTGTGCTTTTCCCGGTGTGCAATATTTATTGTTGTGGGCTGTTTTGTCATCGTGGTTGTCACCTGTGGTACATACTTTGGGTTGAGCAAAAGAAGTCATCACTCCTTTGACTGGACAACAATTGTGAGTGATCGTGGAGATGTTCTTCCTGACTTCAGTTTTGCTGGGTACCACAGTTCGGCGATAATATTGCCGTACGGGCCGGGTAACAACATCACCTTGGCTTTCAATAGTACCATTGTTGACGTGAGGCCTTTGATACAAGACGCTATTGATACAATCTCATCTTCAGGTGGTGGCACTGTTGTTCTGCCTGAAGGTAGATGGCCCATTACTGCAGGCATTAATATTCCCAGTGGAGTTGTTGTCGCTGGAGCTGGAGACAATAAGACGGTTTTGGTTTTACAAGAGAGCCCATCTCAACCAGTCTTCACCCTTGGCACACCTGCCAATACTACAAGACCTCGGTATGGGTTCAGATCAAATATCACCAACCAGTATCTGCCGATCGGCTCCTCGTCTGTTGAGGTTACCAATGGCGCTGGATTCGCTGCTGATCAACTGGTTTATGTCTCTCGAAACGCATCAGAGGCCTGGATCAGGGCTAACGGAATGGATGGCCTCGTACGAGACGATGCTCAACAGACATGGATACCA GTGGACAAGAGAATACTATCACCCAACCAGATCAGCAGCGTTTACGGCACAAATATTACACTCAGAATTCCATTGACGGATAATCTTGACTCCGACTATGTCCAGCCTGAATTGATAGTCTATACTCCACCATACGTCAATGAAGAAATTGGCATACAAGATCTTGGAATCGAAGTCCCTGACACGTGCTCGGGGGCACCACTCAACGACAAAACGTGCAACTCTGCTGCTATTTACTTCCCGCCTTGGACTGTTGACAGTTGGGCCAGTGGACTGTCCCTCAGAGGGTTCAACAAATTCTTCCAAGTGGACCAAGATGCTTCTCGCATCACCATTCAGAATTCAACCATGGACCGTGATCGAGATATCCAAGGGGCTGCTCTTCCATTTGATATCTTGATACAAGGGTCTCAGATTTTGATACAAGACTGTTCACAAGTTGGTATACCTACAGCAAGATGTTTTACGGTTGGTACAGGGTCCTTGACGCCTGGTCCGAACGCTGTTCTGCGTCATAAGGCTAAATCTGATGCTCAAACTATATATCCACATCAGAGATGGGCACAAGGACTGTTGGTGGAAGATAGCTCCGTCAGAACTTTATTTGTAGACAGGGGCATCAAAGGCTCAGGTCATGGGTGGTCTATCAATGGTGGCGTGGGATGGAACCTTGACGGGAATGTCGACTTCGAGTCCCCGCCACTTGGTATCAACTGGTGTATCGGTTGCGGAGGAAATGGTCGTGATCCGAAAGGGAATGCGACATTCATAGAGTCAGGTAAAAGAGTCGAACCACGAAGCCTATTCATGACACAATTGGAAGAGAGAGGCATTTACAGATATGATGTTGGGGGTGAGCAAATCGACGAGTAG